The genomic DNA AACGAAGTGAACTTCAGAGAGATCCCTTCCCATGTCTTGTCCAAGGTGTGCATGTACTTCACCTACAAGGTCCGCTACACCAACAGTTCCACAGAAATCCCAGAGTTCCCCATCGCCCCGGAGATTGCCCTGGAACTACTCATGGCTGCAAACTTCTTGGATTGTTAAAAACTTCAAAAGAAATGTAGCAGAGTGAAACATTTTTCTTTGACTATTTAACTTGTTTGCCATGTTGCTTCAGATATAAAACAAAAGTGAATGATGAGTAAGTTATGTCAGTATGctgtgtaaaatgtttttttgcaccAGGCTTTGTACACATTCTGGTAGTAAAGACTTGAATCTTAATCTAATAAACTGATATGGCTGCTCCAGAATGTGACAAASTGGCTACCCCCGTTGTACACAATCATTCCTTTTACCTCCCCATAACAATAAAGTTCGCCTGAGTCTTTTGGTGCCGAATGGCTCCCTTTTACGTTTAGTGTTTACAGCTTTACATTGAATTAGAATAGATATTGAAGGTCTGTTAGCCTGGTttatattcattagtgcacactagcaaaccatgtcataatgttttgcaatgaaaatgagTTTCTTATAAGAAATGCTCGGATAGTCCTTCCCCCGTTTCAGTGCATATATTTCCATTTAGGTTCTAGTGGACAAAAGCCTGGC from Salvelinus sp. IW2-2015 unplaced genomic scaffold, ASM291031v2 Un_scaffold3503, whole genome shotgun sequence includes the following:
- the LOC112075996 gene encoding elongin-C; this encodes MDGEEKTYGGCEGPDAMYVKLISSDGHEFIVKREHALTSGTIKAMLSGPGQFAENETNEVNFREIPSHVLSKVCMYFTYKVRYTNSSTEIPEFPIAPEIALELLMAANFLDC